A single genomic interval of Lathyrus oleraceus cultivar Zhongwan6 chromosome 7, CAAS_Psat_ZW6_1.0, whole genome shotgun sequence harbors:
- the LOC127103694 gene encoding uncharacterized protein LOC127103694, whose protein sequence is MAIQNEPAKLRWGELEEDDGEDLDFLLPPRQVIGPDENGIKRVIEYQFDDDGNKVKITTTTRTRKLANARLSKRAVERRSWPKFGDAVHEDVGARLTMVSTEEIVLERPKPLGSSKEDAKNSDPLAQFNKGAVLMVCRTCGKKGDHWTSRCPYKDLAPQSEGFVDKPPTADGSATVTSGPAKGTYVPPSLRAGAERTTGSDMRRRNDENSVRVTNLSEDTREPDLLELFRPFGAVSRVYVAIDQKTGMSRGFGFVNFVSREDAQRAINKLNGYGYDNLILRVEWATPRTS, encoded by the exons ATGGCGATTCAAAACGAACCGGCGAAGCTAAGGTGGGGAGAATTGGAAGAAGATGACGGTGAAGATCTCGATTTTTTGTTACCTCCACGTCAGGTGATTGGTCCTGACGAAAACGGAATCAAGCGGGTTATTGAGTACCAGTTTGATGATGACGGTAATAAGGTTAAGATCACAACAACCACTCGCACTCGCAAACTCGCCAACGCGCGTCTCAGCAAACGCGCCGTCGAACGCCGTTCGTGGCCTAAGTTTGGAGATGCTGTCCATGAAGACGTTGGTGCTCGCCTCACTATGGTCTCCACTGAAGAAATCGTTCTCGAACGCCCCAAACCTCTTG GTTCCAGCAAGGAGGATGCAAAGAATAGTGATCCGTTGGCTCAGTTCAATAAAGGTGCTGTTCTTATGGTGTGCAGGACTTGTGGGAAGAAGGGTGACCATTGGACTTCAAGGTGTCCGTATAAGGATCTTGCACCGCAGTCTGAGGGCTTTGTTGATAAACCTCCAACGGCAGATGGTTCTGCGACTGTTACAAGTGGTCCGGCTAAGGGTACATATGTACCTCCTAGCCTGAGAGCTGGTGCGGAGAGGACTACTGGGTCAGACATGAGGCGGAGGAACGACGAGAATTCTGTTCGGGTAACCAACCTCTCGGAGGACACACGGGAGCCTGATTTGCTTGAGCTTTTCCGGCCTTTTGGTGCTGTCAGCAGGGTCTATGTTGCTATAGATCAAAAGACCGGCATGAGTAGAGGTTTTGGCTTTGTTAACTTTGTCAGCCGGGAAGATGCTCAGAGGGCTATTAACAAACTCAATGGATATGGCTACGACAATCTCATTCTGAGAGTTGAATGGGCCACCCCTAGAACATCCTAA